One stretch of Tenrec ecaudatus isolate mTenEca1 chromosome 18, mTenEca1.hap1, whole genome shotgun sequence DNA includes these proteins:
- the ERCC1 gene encoding DNA excision repair protein ERCC-1, protein MDPGKDEEGVPPAPGPPQRKKFVVPLDEDKAPPAGAKLLFKSTRGLPAVETPAQAAPQTYAEYAISGPPGGAAATCPTGPDPPAGETPNQALKPGAKSNSILVSPRQRGNPVLKFIRNVPWEFGEVLADYVLGQSTCALFLSLRYHNLHPDYIHERLQSLGKNFALRVLLVQVDVKDPQQALKELAKMCILADCTLILAWSPEEAGRYLETYKAYEQKPADLLKEKLEQDFVSRVTECLTTVKSVNKTDSQTLLATFGSLEQLIAASREDLALCPGLGPQKARRLFDVLHEPFLKVP, encoded by the exons ATGGACCCTGGGAAGGACGAGGAAGGGGTGCCACCGGCCCCAGGGCCACCCCAAAGGAAGAAATTCGTCGTACCGCTGGATGAGGATAAAGCCCCTCCTGCCGGG GCCAAGCTCTTATTCAAATCCACCCGGGGCCTTCCTGCTGTGGAGACCCCAGCCCAGGCTGCCCCTCAGACCTATGCGGAATATGCCatctcggggcctccaggaggGGCTGCAGCCACCTGCCCCACGGGGCCAGATCCCCCAGCAGGAGAGACCCCCAACCAGGCTCTGAAACCTGGGGCAAAATCTAACAGCATCCTTGTCAGCCCCCGACAG agGGGCAACCCCGTGCTGAAGTTTATCCGCAACGTGCCCTGGGAATTCGGTGAGGTTCTTGCCGACTATGTGCTGGGCCAGAGCACCTGTGCCCTCTTCCTCAG CCTACGTTACCACAACCTCCACCCAGACTACATCCACGAGCGGCTGCAGAGCCTGGGGAAGAACTTCGCCCTGCGGGTCCTGCTGGTCCAGGTGGATGTG AAAGACCCTcagcaggccctcaaggagctggcgAAGATGTGCATCCTAGCCGACTGTACGCTGATTCTTGCCTGGAG cCCAGAGGAGGCTGGGCGCTACCTGGAGACCTACAAGGCCTATGAGCAGAAGCCGGCAGACCTGCTGAAGGAGAAACTGGAGCAGGATTTTGTCTCCAGG GTGACGGAATGCCTGACAACTGTAAAGTCGGTCAATAAGACAGACAGCCAGACCCTCCTGGCCACCTTTGGG TCTCTGGAGCAGCTCATTGCTGCATCCCGGGAAGATCTGGCCttgtgccccggcctggggccccagaag GCCCGCAGGCTGTTCGATGTCTTACACGAGCCCTTCCTGAAAGTGCCCTGA
- the POLR1G gene encoding DNA-directed RNA polymerase I subunit RPA34, translating to MEPGVADAPSGGAARFSCPPNFVAMPPASEHSRFSLEALKGPDTEVWFIRAPADFAPDSLNGRLVPLAGSQMVKGSKLAGKRQRFRVLSSSGPGAEEATLLAPSTEAAGGLTCAPVPQGSLRIFEGLQASLSRTPLQPIPTSPPPQVPPGLRPRFCAFGGSPPVTGPGSACTLKTGTSGKKKKKKLMAGASVVPQEAANGHGTLEVDAALGSPEMGVEKKKKKKQQQPEEPEVMQPLATETASEILESLETPFPPTAKKKKKSKGAESAGQELEVPGAEAGMVELELGVKAEPGEEMVGSPTKRKRPKRVPERMEPVEGVTVEYPSQVKVEPQEEPIPLPSTKKKKKKEKHHKGLEEPEGSPGRAQAAHQERPMELPGDAEPPVESPGGTELPAEPTRKKKKEKRQKVMAEADGALEPTSAGDPELGSATKKRKKERGCVVGRPEAEVTEAPGEGTEPQLLEAWASAKDQEGGQPGLWLNLEPEAAATGLQGKRRKKCPLPTI from the exons GTGCAGCGCGGTTCTCTTGTCCCCCCAACTTTGTCGCGATGCCCCCAGCCTCAGAGCACTCTCGTTTCTCCCTGGAGGCGCTGAAGGGCCCGGACACGGAGGTGTGGTTCATTCGTGCCCCTGCAGACTTCGCTCCGGACAG CCTCAACGGGAGGCTGGTGCCTCTCGCTGGCTCCCAGATGGTGAAGGGAAGCAAATTGGCAGGCAAACGGCAGCGCTTCCGAGTCCTTAGCAGCAGTGGTCCAGGGGCTGAAGAAGCCACCCTGCTGGCCCCCTCAACTGAGGCTGCGGGTGGACTGACCTGTGcccctgtcccccagggcagCCTAAGGATCTTTGAAGGTCTCCAAGCATCCCTGTCCCGGACACCTCTGCAGCCCATTCCAACCAGTCCCCCGCCccaggtccccccaggcctgaggcctcgGTTCTGTGCCTTTGGAGGCAGCCCCCCAGTCAcaggacctgggtcagcctgcacCCTGAAGACAGGGACCTccgggaagaagaaaaagaagaagctgATGGCTGGGGCCTCGGTGGTCCCACAGGAGGCAGCAAATGGGCACGGGACACTGGAGGTGGACGCAGCTTTGGGGTCCCCGGAGATGGGtgtggagaagaaaaagaagaagaaacagcagCAGCCGGAAGAACCGGAGGTGATGCAGCCGCTGGCAACAGAGACTGCGTCTGAGATACTGGAGAGCCTGGAGACACCCTTCCCCCCCACcgccaagaagaagaagaagtcaaAAGGGGCAGAGTCAGCCGGCCAAGAATTAGAGGTGCCAGGGGCAGAAGCAGGGATGGTGGAGCTGGAACTTGGGGTTAAAGCCGAGCCTGGGGAGGAGATGGTTGGGTCCCCCACCAAGAGGAAGAGGCCAAAGAGGGTTCCCGAAAGGATGGAGCCCGTGGAAGGAGTAACCGTCGAGTATCCATCGCAGGTGAAGGTAGAACCTCAGGAGGAACCCATTCCACTGCCCTCcaccaagaagaagaagaagaaagaaaagcaccaCAAAGGACTGGAGGAGCCAGAGGGGAGCCCCGGAAGGGCGCAGGCAGCCCACCAGGAGAGGCCTATGGAGCTGCCAGGGGACGCAGAGCCCCCGGTGGAATCCCCAGGGGGCACGGAACTTCCAGCTGAGCCCaccagaaagaagaagaaagagaagaggcAAAAGGTGATGGCAGAGGCAGACGGGGCGCTGGAGCCCACGTCGGCAGGAGACCCTGAGCTGGGATCAGccaccaagaagaggaagaaagaacgAGGCTGTGTGGTGGGAAGGCCAGAGGCTGAAGTGACTGAGGCCCCAGGGGAGGGGACAGAGCCCCagctgctggaggcctgggcctccGCAAAGGACCAGGAGGGTGGGCAGCCAGGGCTGTGGCTGAACTTGGAGCCGGAAGCAGCAGCCACAGGCCTACAGGGAAAGAGGCGGAAGAAATGCCCGCTCCCGACCATCTGA